The Pyrus communis chromosome 9, drPyrComm1.1, whole genome shotgun sequence genome has a segment encoding these proteins:
- the LOC137745512 gene encoding cell wall / vacuolar inhibitor of fructosidase 2-like: MASANKFHSCPRVPMLLVLFFLVTNITPSSSQDTQQLIEHICRQMEEYGFCSQTFKENLKSPNSDIVALTQITIERATDNATKTHDFIRQLLDNTTDIAFKNALTACEHGYLVVMESFDSAAVSFFQKDYDSVEKAERVTPRAEASCEDSLSTPPNTQNPLNDRNRQMRILIAMALVSVHELIQA, encoded by the coding sequence atggctTCTGCTAATAAGTTTCACTCATGCCCACGTGTTCCGATGCTACTGGTTCTCTTCTTCCTCGTGACCAATATCACTCCATCCTCGAGCCAAGACACCCAGCAACTGATCGAACATATTTGCAGGCAGATGGAGGAGTACGGATTTTGCAGCCAAACCTTCAAGGAGAACTTGAAATCTCCAAACTCCGATATCGTCGCCCTCACCCAAATAACCATAGAGCGTGCCACAGACAATGCCACCAAAACGCACGACTTTATCAGGCAACTGCTTGACAACACAACCGACATAGCTTTCAAAAACGCCCTCACTGCATGTGAGCATGGTTACCTTGTAGTGATGGAATCGTTCGATTCGGCTGCAGTGTCGTTTTTCCAGAAGGATTACGACAGTGTGGAGAAGGCTGAGAGGGTGACGCCGAGAGCAGAAGCCAGCTGCGAAGATTCGCTTAGCACACCGCCTAATACTCAGAATCCGTTGAATGATAGAAATAGGCAGATGAGGATTTTGATTGCTATGGCTTTGGTTTCTGTGCATGAACTAATTCAAGCATAA
- the LOC137745282 gene encoding uncharacterized protein codes for MAAIYSLYIINKSGGLIYYKDYGSAGRMDTNDTLRVASLWHSMHAISQQLSPVSGCFGIELLQADTFDLNCFQSLTGTKFFVVSESGTQHMEGLLKHIYELYTDYVLKNPFYEMEMPIRCELFDINLTQAVQKDRVALWAR; via the exons ATGGCAGCAATTTACAGTCTCTACATCATCAACAAATCAGGCGGCTTGATCTATTACAAG GATTACGGGTCGGCGGGAAGGATGGACACTAACGATACCTTGAGGGTTGCGAGCTTGTGGCACTCGATGCACGCCATTTCTCAGCAGCTGTCGCCGGTATCGGGCTGTTTCGGAATCGAACTCCTCCAAGCTGACACCTTCGATCTTAATTGCTTCCAATCACTCACTG GGACAAAATTCTTTGTTGTCTCTGAGTCTGGGACACAGCACATGGAAGGTCTCTTGAAACATATCTATGAGCTGTACACGGATTACGTCTTGAAGAATCCCTTCTACGAGATGGAGATGCCTATACGATGCGAGCTCTTTGATATCAACTTAACACAGGCAGTACAGAAGGATCGTGTTGCATTGTGGGCCCGATAA
- the LOC137745509 gene encoding uncharacterized mitochondrial protein AtMg00810-like translates to MTDLGLLHHFLGMSVLQTENSIFIHQKKYAQKLIEKFGLKYCKPVATPLAMNEKLNKIDGSEAADEGEYRQLVGSLLYLTATRPDVMFAASLLSRFMHNPTKKHMGTSKRVLRYIQGTVDFGIIFDRGKATTLIGYCDGDWAGSEDDMRSTSGYAFTLGSGMFSWASIKQNTVALSTAEAKYVSVA, encoded by the coding sequence ATGACTGATTTGGGTTTATTACATCATTTCCTTGGAATGAGTGTGCTCCAAACTGAGAATAGTATTTTTATACACCAAAAGAAATATGCACAGAAGCTAATTGAGAAGTTTGGCTTGAAATACTGTAAACCTGTTGCTACTCCACTTGCTATGAATGAGAAATTGAACAAAATCGATGGGAGTGAAGCTGCAGATGAAGGAGAATATAGGCAGCTTGTTGGAAGTTTGCTATATTTGACTGCAACTAGACCTGATGTGATGTTTGCAGCAAGTCTATTGTCACGATTCATGCACAATCCCACCAAGAAACATATGGGAACATCCAAAAGGGTACTGAGGTACATCCAGGGAACAGTTGACTTTGGAATTATTTTCGACAGAGGCAAAGCAACTACTCTAATTGGTTACTGTGACGGTGACTGGGCTGGAAGTGAGGATGATATGAGAAGCACTTCAGGGTATGCATTTACACTAGGGTCTGGTATGTTCTCATGGGCttcaatcaaacaaaacactGTGGCATTGTCTACTGCAGAAGCAAAATATGTTAGTGTTGCATAA
- the LOC137745511 gene encoding cell wall / vacuolar inhibitor of fructosidase 2-like: protein MASANKFHSCPRVPMLLVLFFLVINITPSSSQDTQQLIEHICRQMEEYGFCSQTFKENLKSPNSDIVALTQITIERATDNATKTHDFIRQLLDNTTDIAFKNALTACEHGYLVVMESFDSAAVAFFQKDYDSVETAERVTPRAEASCEDSLSTPPNTQNPLNDRNRQMRILIAMALVSVHELIQA from the coding sequence atggcttCTGCTAATAAGTTTCACTCATGCCCACGTGTTCCGATGCTACTGGTTCTCTTCTTCCTCGTGATCAATATCACTCCATCCTCGAGCCAAGACACCCAGCAACTGATCGAACATATTTGCAGGCAGATGGAGGAGTACGGATTTTGCAGCCAAACCTTCAAGGAGAACTTGAAATCTCCAAACTCCGATATCGTCGCCCTCACCCAAATAACCATAGAGCGTGCCACAGACAATGCCACCAAAACGCACGACTTTATCAGGCAACTGCTTGACAACACAACCGACATAGCATTCAAAAACGCCCTCACTGCATGTGAGCATGGTTACCTTGTAGTGATGGAATCGTTCGATTCGGCTGCAGTGGCGTTTTTCCAGAAGGATTACGACAGTGTGGAGACGGCTGAGAGGGTGACGCCGAGAGCAGAAGCCAGCTGCGAAGATTCGCTTAGCACACCGCCTAATACTCAGAATCCGTTGAATGATAGAAATAGGCAGATGAGGATTTTGATTGCTATGGCTTTGGTTTCTGTGCATGAACTAATTCAAGCATAG